In the Parasedimentitalea psychrophila genome, ATCTTTTGAAAGGCGGATTGGCCGTTGTTTTCAACCATATAATTCTTGATGCCCAGTTCATCCAGTGTCTGGGTCAGAATTCCACGACTGGTGGACATGTCATCAACAACCATAATGCGCAGAGAGTCTTTGAGGCTCATTTTTTAGTTCCTTGTAGTTTCTTCAGCGCCGATAAATCAGGCAAGAGTACCGGCAGAAGAGTTGATGTAGGTTGTAATCCCCGCAGTTTTCAATTGCGTGGCAGCGGGACCGGACATGCGTTCCGAATGGCCAATGAACAGATAGCCATTTGGGTTCAGCGAAGCCTGAAACGCCGCCCAGACTTTCTGCTGGGTTGGGGTGTCAAAATAGATCGCCACATTGCGGCAGAAAATGGCATCGAACTTGCCGCGGAACGGAAAGGGTTCGATCAGGTTCAGGACACCAAAACTGACCCGTGAACGGATCACTTCTGGCATTTTATTGTCGGCGCCACTGTCGCCCTTGACCCGGTACTCGGCCGGGATCTGCGCCAGTTCATCAGCGGGGTATTGCGCCGCTTGGGCCGTGCGGACAACCACTGGATCAATATCCGTTCCAAGGATCTTGATATCCAGCCGGCCGGCCTCGGGGCAGAGCTTATGCAGCACCATTGCGATGCTATAGGGCTCCTGCCCGTTCGAGCAGCCCGCAGACCACAACCGCACCCGGCCACCACTGCGTGCTTTTTCGATCAGGGGCGGCAGAACGTCATTGCGCAGGGTGTCAAAATGATGCGATTCCCGAAAGAACTGCGTCACGTTTGTGGTCAACAGCGACAATAGTTCGCTGCGCTCCCCCTCGCCACCGGGCGCATCCAGGCTGGCCAGGTATTTATTGAAGTTCTGCACCTTCAGCTTGTTCAACCGCCGCGACAACCGCGAGGATACCAGAGGTTTCTTGTTGCTCGACAGAGCCAGCCCAAAATTCTTGTGGGCAAACTTGGCGATAGCATCAAAATCCTGATCTGACAGGGAAAATTGACCCACTCCGGGATCTATCGAGCTGGCAATACTCACTGTGTCACCTGCTCCCGCGATGAAATCACAGCATTCAGATTGATGATCCGCACCATTTCATCATTCTGGGAAATGATCCCCTGAATAAAGTCCATGGTATTGCGACTGTCCACCTGCGGTGTCTCCTGAATGTCATCCGGATCGATCGAGATGATCTCGGACACCGCTTCAGCCAACAGCCCCACGGGCTTGTCATTGACCGAGACCACGATCACCACATTGCGCTCGCTGGCGGCGGTCTGTTCCAGCCCGAACCGGGCAGACAGATCATAAATCGGGATCACTGCGCCGCGCAGGTTCATCACCCCCAGCACATCCGCAGGGGCATGTGGCAGCACCGTGACAGGCTGCCAGCGGCGGATCTCGCGGATCTGGGTTATCTGCAGGCAGAAGGCCTGACCTGCAACAGTGAAACTGACGAATTCGCTGTGCTCAACGTGTTTGGCTTCAGCTTGCAATTGCATTGTTCATCCTCCGTTCGGTGTCAAAGACGGCTGCCGAGGACGACGCCGTTACGATGCTTTCGGGATCAAGGATCATGGCAATCTTGCCATCCCCAAGAATAGTTGCGGCGGAAACGCCGGGGACATTGCCACAGACGCCATCCAGACTTTTGATCACCACCTGGCGCTGATCATGAATGTCATCGACAGCAAGGGCGCAGCGGTCGCCGTTTTCGGTTTCCACCAGGAGGTAGACACCAGCCGGTTCGCTATGGGAGCTGCTACGCAGTCCAAGACTGCTGGCAACATCACAAATCGGAACAAAACTGCCGCGAATGGACAACAGGGTGCCATCAGCGCCGAGATTATTGATCATGTCGTCATTGCCGCGCATGGTTTCGACAATGGCGGTGATCGGGACCACCATGGTGTGACCGGCGACCGATACCACCATGCCGTCCATAACGGCCAGCGTCAGCGGCAGGATGATCGAGAACACCGATCCCTCACCCGGGGTCGACGAGATATTAACCCGACCGCCAAGCGCCCCAACTGCGTTTTTCACCACATCCATGCCAACACCCCGACCCGACAGGTTGGAGATTTCAGTGGCGGTGGAGAAACCCGGCAGGAACAGCAGATTGTCGATTTCACCGTCGTTCAGTTCGGCATTTTCCGGGATCAACCCCTTGTCGATGGCGATTTGTCGGATTTTTTTGCGGTTCAACCCAGCGCCGTCATCCTTGACCTCGATACAGACCGAGCCCGACCGATGCGCCGCCGTCAACCGGATTTCGCCGATTTTCCCCTTGCCTGCAGCGACCCTGACTTCCGGTTTTTCGATGCCGTGATCAACAGCATTTCGCAGGATATGCGTCAAGGGATCGGCCAGGCGTTCGATCACCGTTTTGTCGACCTCGGTGGTCTCGCCAATGGTGATCAGTTTTGCCGTTTTGCCGGTCGCGGCCGAAGCCTCGCGGACAATACGTGCCATCCGCTGAAACAGTGGTTTCACTGGCTGTGCGCGGATCGCCATGACACCTTCCTGAATGTCACGGGCCAGGTTTTTGAACCCTTCCAGTTCCGTCTCGACATCGCGGGTATCCGTGACATCCAGGTTGGCAATTTGCTGTGCAAGCATGGAGTGGTTGATGATCAACTCCCCCACCGCGTTGATCAGGCGGTCCACACGGTCAAGCTCAACCCGCAGGGTTGGTTTTGGTCCACTTGATTTTGCGGTTTCCTTTTTGGCTTCGGCAGTTTTTTCAGCGGCCCTTTCATGTTCGGCATCCGGCTCCATATCGGCGGCAGCCTCAGCCTCAACAGGGGCCTCAACAGAGGCCGGTGCGGGGGCCGGGGTCTCGTTGGCTTCAGGCGTCGGCTTCTCTAAGGGGAGCGCCACAGCACTTTCTTCTTCTGCCGGAGCCAGGCCAAAAGCCGCGTTCAAGGCCGCCAGGGCATCCGCGTCATCTTCGTCTTCCCCTTCAGAGCTGATCGACAGCTCACACAGGCCTTCGACAAATTCAAAGACCGCTTCGATCGCAGAGCGGGATTCGCTGGTCACCAGTGTCAGCTCCCAGGATAGATAGCTTTCGCCATCTTCCATCGCCTCAAATCCGGGAAGTTCGCTATCGTCCAGCCGCACCGAGAGAGCCCCCAGATCAGACAGCGCCTGAAACAGGAAATAGGGCTCGTTGCCAGTATCGAACATTTCTTTGAGCGGATGAAAGCGAATGTCGTACCGGGCCTCCTGAACCTCAGCAAGCGGCGCAAGGGGCGTTGGGTCAAACGCCGCCCCGACCCCCATGGGTTCAAAGACCAGCTCTTCTTCTTCGTCGTCAATATATTCGCCCAGGGCCGAAATCAGCACATCGTGATGCGCCTGATCGACCTCACCGCCATCGCGTGCACAGGTCACCAGATCAGACAGGTGATCACTGGCCCGGAACAATAGCTGGATCAGCTTTTCGTCCAGTTCCAGTTTGTTGGAACGTACATCGTCAAAAACAGTTTCGAAGTTGTGCGCAAAGGCCACCAGATCGTCCAGGCCAAACGCACCCGCGCCGCCCTTGATGGAATGCACAGCTCGAAATACCGCGTTGACGGTTTCAGGGTCCTGATCGCCTTCTTCGATGGCAGCCAGCCCCGCATCCATTGCTTCCAGGAGTTCTTCGCACTCCTCAAAGAATGTATCCAAGATTGAACCAGTCATTTTATGCAACCGCCCCTGTAACACGCTTAAGTGCAAAGATCAGAGAGTCGTCGTCAAACGGCTTGGTGATCCAGCCAGTGGCACCGGCAGAGCGCGCCCGCGCCTTCAGATCAGCAGAACTCTCGGTGGTCAGCACCAGGATCGGAACCTTGGAGTTGATGTCCTCTCCGCGCAGCTCCTCGATCACGCCGAACCCATCCAGGTTAGGCATGTTGATATCAGTGATCACCACATCCGGGGCAATATCTGGATAAATATCCACCCCTTCGCGACCGTCTACGGCGCTGTGATACTCAAACCCGGCCTCTTCCAAGCAGGCTGCAAGTAAATTCCGAATAGTGCGGGAATCATCTATCGCAAGAACTTTGGTTTTCATGCTGTGTCCTTATCTTCAAATCGGTTTGCATCGACCCCCATGAGGGATAGAGCCCGGCGGCAGCCTTCAGTGATATTGGTGACCGAGAATTCTAATCCCTCGGATCGCCATTGTTGTTCCGCCCCAAGCAATAATTGCAGGCAACGAGACGGCAGCATTGCTACCTTGCTGCAATCAACCTCGATCGGTTGTGATCCGGCCCCATCTAGGAACGAGATCAGCGGTGTCAGCTCAGAAAATGCATTTGGCAAATCCAAAACATGTATTTGTGGTTTGGTCGTCATATTCAGCGATTCGCACCCCCGTTGTAGGCGACGTGTTGGACTTCGATGCAGAAGACATATGCGGCGGGCCTTAATAATTTATTGCCGGAGACCGCCAGTTTCGGAAAATCACCGGGGCTCTTGGAGCGACAATTTACCCTTTATTTTATGAGAATTTCTAATGCATCGCGGCAACCTGCGTTCAGGGGCGATCAGGTCGCGGCATCGGCGACCAAGCCCCACCTTATACTCTATAGCTGCGCTTTCAGCGAACTCGATTAAGGGTTTCGGCAACAATATGGCGTCAACCAGCGGCAGCTTCGGCCTAAATGAATTCCAAAAAATGGAAAAATATCCGGTTTGTAAGGTTCAAATTAACCCTCGATGGACCATCAAGAGCATCAGTGCAAATACGGCACTCTAGGTCACGTTCTTTTGGGAGGATAAAATGAAATCAATCAGATCTCTCCAGTGGACGCTCAGACTGTCCAAACGGGTGTCTCAATTCATTTTCGATGGTGGTAGCCGGTATTTTCGACCGAGCAGCACATTGCCCAGACTAAGCCAGCGCTTCGGCGGACAGCCCCGGGCAATAGCAAAGGCGATCCCTGGCCCGGTTGATGTCTGGTGGGGTTTTTAGCCCTAGGCGGGCCTTGCTGCCAACAATCTGGGAATGACCCAGATTGGCAGGCGGCTCCCGCTCCTTGAAACTGGTTGATGTTCAACCACGCAATAACGAATGGGTAAAATATTGTCTTCCTTAAGCGTTCTGATCGTCACTTTGGACCGGGGATTTGCCCGGTCACTGCAAAGTCATATGGAATCTGCCTACCCCGGCATTCAAGTTCTTTTGGCCAACAACCTGATGACGGCCTACAATCAAGCCGAAGCAGTGCAGCCAACCTTTGCTTTCGTCGAAGATGGGTTCACCAAATTACCGGAATTTGAAATGATGATGGCGATGTTTTCGGCGCTGGACACCCGGTGGGTGTCAGTGATGGACAGCCATTCAGCTGCGCCCGCCCGGAAATCGAACCCACTGCTGGACCGCGGCTCCGGTATTTTTGAGCTCAGTAAATCCGACCATCCGGTTCAGTTCGTGCAGTATTTCGACATGATGGTAAAGGCGCCCCGCCGCGGTGAAGCCACCAGCCGTGCTTCGTCAAATGGCGGCGCATCTGCCGCAACCAACACAACGGATAAGATTATTCTGATCGGATCGTCCACTGGCGGAGTTGAGGCTCTGCGCAGCCTGTTGGTCGGCTTTCCCGCCAACTGCCCACCGACGGTGATTGTTCAGCACACAGGCAAAAATTTCGGAGCTGGCCTGGTGGCCCTGCTGAACCGCATCTGCGCCGCATCCGTGGTCGGGGCCGAGGACAGTATCCAGCTGAAACCAGGCACCGTACATATTGCAGCGGGTCAATCCCAGCACCTGGGTCTGACGCCGCGCAAACCGCATCGCACCCGCCTGAAAGACGGCCCCGCAATCTCTGGTCACACGCCATCAGTGGATGCCCTTTTCAGCTCGGCAGTGCCCTTTGCCAAGAATGTTGTTGCAACAATCTTAACAGGTATGGGGCAAGATGGCGCCAAGGGCCTGCTGGAGTTGCGCAAGGCCGGGGCAACCACATTTGCCCAAGACGAACAAAGCTCCGTTGTTTACGGCATGCCGCGCGTGGCCTGGCAGAACGGCGCGGCACAAAAACAGGTGTCATTGGCGCGTATGGCCGGGACACTTCTACAAGCCTGCAAGGCTTGATAACAAACATGGGAAGGAAGCGGCTTTGAGCTCTGTATTTGCAAACACGTCTTCGGTTACAGTCCTGCAGGGTGAATATCGTGTATCCAATAGTCCGTCGGTGATGTTCACCACGGTTCTGGGATCCTGTATTTCCGCCTGTCTGTACGACGCGGAAAGTGGCATTGGCGGCATGAATCATTTTCTGCTGCCCAGTACCAATGCCGACAATGGCAAGAACGCCCGCTATGGGGTCCATGCGATGGAATTGCTTATCAACGGGGTGCTGAAAAAGGGGGCCATCCGAAGCCGGTTAAGGGCCAAGGTGTTTGGCGGCGCCAAAATGTCTGTCAACCTGTCTGACATTGGTCTCTCAAACGCCGATTTTGTGCAGCGTTTTCTGCGTGACGAAGGGATCTCTTGCGTGTCGTCCAGTATTGGCGGCACCTCGGCACGGCGGGTCCGGTTTCATCCGGTGACGGGCAATGCCCAGCAGACGCGGGTTGCCAATGACCGCCGTCTTGGCGAACAGGAACGTGCAGCAGCAAAACCAGCCCCGACCAAAGAAGACGTCGGCGCAGTTATGCTGTTCTGATCCTGTTGGATTGATGACATATTGGGTTGCCGTGTCTGACAGCACGGCAACCCAGTGGTGGCTCAGCTGCGCAAAAACTCACGGCAAAATCCACCACGACCGGCCGTATGCGTCCCATTTACGGCACTGAAACGGCGAAACTTTCCACTGGTTTGGACACATTGTGCAAGGCCACCGCCCCCAAGGACAAAGCCGGTGATCCCGCCGCAAGAATATCTTGGCTCACCACGATGGGATGGCCGCGTGACTTGCCATAGTCACCCAACCGGGCGGCGATATTGGCCGCCTGACCAATCACCGTGAAATCCAACCGTTCCTGCGACCCGACATTGCCATAGGTGACACCGCCGTATGCGATGCCTATCGCACATTCAGAGCGATGACCGCCCTCCTCCAGCGCGATGTCAGCCAACTGGGCCACAATGACACGGGCTGACTTCAGCGCCTGCGCACGGGCCGCCTCCGGATCTCCATCAGCGGGAAACACCGCCAGCACCGCATCGCCAATGAATTTCAATACTTCGCCACCGTGATCATGAATAATCGTCGAGGTGGTCTCAAAAAATTGATTGAGAACCTTGATATAGGCCACACGGCCCAGTTTCTCTTCAAGCAGGGTTGATCCGCGCAGATCACAGAACATGATGGCGGCATCAATGTCATCGCCGTCCCCCCGGTGGATCTCACCGCCGAGCACCCGGGCGCCTGATCGTTTGCCGACATAGGTTTCCAGCAACGACTGGGCATTTTCGCGTTGCATAAAGACCTCATAGTACCGCCCTATCACCGCCGAACACTCAAAAATAAGCCCCAGATTGGCGGTGGAAAAGCCGGTGGGATGATCGCTGGTCAGGGTCAGCACATTGATACTGCCGTCCGAGAACCGCAGTGGCATCGCGACATAGTCTGTCGCTCCTTCTTTTTTCAGATCCTCAAGGATCGGGAAGGCATCGGTGGGATGGTTGCCGCTGAGCCGGTGCCGCACTCCGCCCATCCCATTGGAGACATGTCGCAGCGGGCTGTTTTGATAGGCCGGATGATCGTGGATCTCGTAAGACGGCGCAAAGGTATTGACCTCGCCGCTGTCTTTCTTCCAGACAAAATTCTTGCCCGCAATCATCGGATGCAAAGACCAGACCATCACCGCCATACGCGACAGAAACACCCCCTGATCCCGTAACTTTTCAGCCAGGGCCGCGGTGAACTGTTCCGGTGTCGGCAGCGCCGCCGCCTCAAGCAGCAGCCAGTCAATCACCGGCCCCGAGATATTGCCGTCATTGCGCGTCAGGATTTCGTTGTCGCCAAGATCCACCTCGGTAAAGGCATTGGGCATAAAGCCAATATGCCCGCTGATGGCCGCAGCCTCCTGCTGGGCCTCTTGATAGGTCCAGGCGGCATTTGTGACCGAGCTACCGGGTAGAATCAGATCGCGGTAAGTCGCGGTGCCCTTGAACGGGCAGAAAGTCTGCAGCTCGGTCCGCCTGGACAGATCAGCACACACATCCTCCGGAGGAAAATAAAGGGTCGGCGGCAGGCGGGTTTCATACATCACCTTGGCCTGATCACTTTGCGCCAGCAGAACCCCATTGTGTCGCAGGCTCACGGTACCGTGAAGTTGCTCAATCAGGATGGAATAGCCATCCGGTTCCGGCTTTACCTGTACATTCATTGGCCCGGCCCTCTCGTCAGCTCTTTGCAATGACTATGTGGGGTGCGCCAGATTGAATTCCAGAGCCAGCACCCGTTATTGATGTGATGTGACAGCCGCCACCAAGCGGCCATTTTCTTTTTGCCTGAAATACTCAGCCACAACGGCCCCATGCGCGGAGGGTTTGAGACATCCAGGCGGATCAGATCATCCGGATCACATCTTTGCTGATGGCCAGCACATAACCCCGTTTGGCAATGTTCTTGACCAGCAACTCACTGATCATCTGATTGCCCAGGGTGTCGCGCAACCGTTTTATGCGGGTGGCACCCGCCGCTTCATCACAGTCTGTGGCATCGCGACCGGAAATCACCCCCTCGATCTCGGCCCCCGACATGACGTCGCCGTCCAGCCGGGCCTCGGCCAGAA is a window encoding:
- a CDS encoding CheR family methyltransferase produces the protein MSIASSIDPGVGQFSLSDQDFDAIAKFAHKNFGLALSSNKKPLVSSRLSRRLNKLKVQNFNKYLASLDAPGGEGERSELLSLLTTNVTQFFRESHHFDTLRNDVLPPLIEKARSGGRVRLWSAGCSNGQEPYSIAMVLHKLCPEAGRLDIKILGTDIDPVVVRTAQAAQYPADELAQIPAEYRVKGDSGADNKMPEVIRSRVSFGVLNLIEPFPFRGKFDAIFCRNVAIYFDTPTQQKVWAAFQASLNPNGYLFIGHSERMSGPAATQLKTAGITTYINSSAGTLA
- a CDS encoding chemotaxis protein CheW, yielding MQLQAEAKHVEHSEFVSFTVAGQAFCLQITQIREIRRWQPVTVLPHAPADVLGVMNLRGAVIPIYDLSARFGLEQTAASERNVVIVVSVNDKPVGLLAEAVSEIISIDPDDIQETPQVDSRNTMDFIQGIISQNDEMVRIINLNAVISSREQVTQ
- a CDS encoding chemotaxis protein CheA, translating into MTGSILDTFFEECEELLEAMDAGLAAIEEGDQDPETVNAVFRAVHSIKGGAGAFGLDDLVAFAHNFETVFDDVRSNKLELDEKLIQLLFRASDHLSDLVTCARDGGEVDQAHHDVLISALGEYIDDEEEELVFEPMGVGAAFDPTPLAPLAEVQEARYDIRFHPLKEMFDTGNEPYFLFQALSDLGALSVRLDDSELPGFEAMEDGESYLSWELTLVTSESRSAIEAVFEFVEGLCELSISSEGEDEDDADALAALNAAFGLAPAEEESAVALPLEKPTPEANETPAPAPASVEAPVEAEAAADMEPDAEHERAAEKTAEAKKETAKSSGPKPTLRVELDRVDRLINAVGELIINHSMLAQQIANLDVTDTRDVETELEGFKNLARDIQEGVMAIRAQPVKPLFQRMARIVREASAATGKTAKLITIGETTEVDKTVIERLADPLTHILRNAVDHGIEKPEVRVAAGKGKIGEIRLTAAHRSGSVCIEVKDDGAGLNRKKIRQIAIDKGLIPENAELNDGEIDNLLFLPGFSTATEISNLSGRGVGMDVVKNAVGALGGRVNISSTPGEGSVFSIILPLTLAVMDGMVVSVAGHTMVVPITAIVETMRGNDDMINNLGADGTLLSIRGSFVPICDVASSLGLRSSSHSEPAGVYLLVETENGDRCALAVDDIHDQRQVVIKSLDGVCGNVPGVSAATILGDGKIAMILDPESIVTASSSAAVFDTERRMNNAIAS
- a CDS encoding response regulator; the protein is MKTKVLAIDDSRTIRNLLAACLEEAGFEYHSAVDGREGVDIYPDIAPDVVITDINMPNLDGFGVIEELRGEDINSKVPILVLTTESSADLKARARSAGATGWITKPFDDDSLIFALKRVTGAVA
- a CDS encoding STAS domain-containing protein, which produces MTTKPQIHVLDLPNAFSELTPLISFLDGAGSQPIEVDCSKVAMLPSRCLQLLLGAEQQWRSEGLEFSVTNITEGCRRALSLMGVDANRFEDKDTA
- a CDS encoding CheB methylesterase domain-containing protein encodes the protein MESAYPGIQVLLANNLMTAYNQAEAVQPTFAFVEDGFTKLPEFEMMMAMFSALDTRWVSVMDSHSAAPARKSNPLLDRGSGIFELSKSDHPVQFVQYFDMMVKAPRRGEATSRASSNGGASAATNTTDKIILIGSSTGGVEALRSLLVGFPANCPPTVIVQHTGKNFGAGLVALLNRICAASVVGAEDSIQLKPGTVHIAAGQSQHLGLTPRKPHRTRLKDGPAISGHTPSVDALFSSAVPFAKNVVATILTGMGQDGAKGLLELRKAGATTFAQDEQSSVVYGMPRVAWQNGAAQKQVSLARMAGTLLQACKA
- a CDS encoding chemotaxis protein CheD, translated to MSSVFANTSSVTVLQGEYRVSNSPSVMFTTVLGSCISACLYDAESGIGGMNHFLLPSTNADNGKNARYGVHAMELLINGVLKKGAIRSRLRAKVFGGAKMSVNLSDIGLSNADFVQRFLRDEGISCVSSSIGGTSARRVRFHPVTGNAQQTRVANDRRLGEQERAAAKPAPTKEDVGAVMLF
- a CDS encoding DUF427 domain-containing protein: MNVQVKPEPDGYSILIEQLHGTVSLRHNGVLLAQSDQAKVMYETRLPPTLYFPPEDVCADLSRRTELQTFCPFKGTATYRDLILPGSSVTNAAWTYQEAQQEAAAISGHIGFMPNAFTEVDLGDNEILTRNDGNISGPVIDWLLLEAAALPTPEQFTAALAEKLRDQGVFLSRMAVMVWSLHPMIAGKNFVWKKDSGEVNTFAPSYEIHDHPAYQNSPLRHVSNGMGGVRHRLSGNHPTDAFPILEDLKKEGATDYVAMPLRFSDGSINVLTLTSDHPTGFSTANLGLIFECSAVIGRYYEVFMQRENAQSLLETYVGKRSGARVLGGEIHRGDGDDIDAAIMFCDLRGSTLLEEKLGRVAYIKVLNQFFETTSTIIHDHGGEVLKFIGDAVLAVFPADGDPEAARAQALKSARVIVAQLADIALEEGGHRSECAIGIAYGGVTYGNVGSQERLDFTVIGQAANIAARLGDYGKSRGHPIVVSQDILAAGSPALSLGAVALHNVSKPVESFAVSVP